One window from the genome of Xenorhabdus bovienii SS-2004 encodes:
- the pdxJ gene encoding pyridoxine 5'-phosphate synthase, producing the protein MAEVLLGINIDHIATVRNARGTQYPDPVQAAFVAEQAGADGITVHLREDRRHITDRDVQLLAKTIQTRMNLEMAVTDEMIDIACQIKPVFCCLVPEKRQEVTTEGGLDVLGQKVHIAAAVKRLSEAGIFVSLFIDADHQQIAAAAEVGAPFIEIHTGAYADAENDIQQEQEFLRIKEAVTYAAGKGIKVNAGHGLTYHNVQRIAALPEIYELNIGHAIIGRAVFSGLSAAVADMKTLLREARS; encoded by the coding sequence ATGGCTGAGGTATTATTAGGTATTAACATTGATCATATTGCAACGGTACGTAATGCCCGTGGGACACAGTATCCTGATCCGGTACAGGCTGCATTTGTTGCAGAGCAAGCAGGAGCTGATGGGATCACTGTTCACCTGCGTGAAGATCGCCGCCATATTACTGATAGAGATGTTCAACTATTAGCAAAAACGATTCAAACCCGTATGAACCTTGAAATGGCAGTAACCGATGAAATGATTGATATTGCTTGCCAAATTAAACCCGTTTTCTGTTGTTTGGTTCCTGAAAAGCGCCAAGAAGTGACAACGGAAGGTGGCTTGGATGTATTAGGGCAAAAAGTGCATATTGCTGCTGCCGTTAAGCGTTTATCGGAAGCAGGTATTTTTGTTTCCCTGTTTATCGATGCAGATCACCAGCAAATTGCCGCTGCGGCTGAAGTGGGAGCGCCATTTATTGAGATCCACACAGGTGCGTATGCAGATGCAGAAAATGATATCCAGCAGGAACAAGAATTTTTGCGTATTAAAGAAGCGGTGACTTACGCCGCGGGTAAAGGCATCAAAGTAAATGCGGGTCATGGTTTGACGTATCACAATGTACAGCGTATTGCTGCCTTACCTGAGATTTATGAATTAAATATCGGTCATGCCATCATTGGCCGTGCCGTATTTAGTGGTTTGTCTGCTGCTGTGGCCGATATGAAAACGTTGTTGCGGGAAGCGCGCAGTTAA
- the recO gene encoding DNA repair protein RecO: MDGWQRAFVLHGRPYSETSLLLDFFTENEGRVRVLAKGVRRRRSHLKGCLQPFTPLLVRWSGRGEIKILRDAEPISLALPLTGSVLYSGLYVNELLSRVLEQGAAYPALFFDYLQCLQILAASEYTPEYALRRFELALLTNMGYGVDYLHCAGSGEPVSDTMNYRYREEKGFIASLVVDHFSFTGNELKALATGEFTDSLTLKAAKRFTRIALKPYLGGKPLKSRELFRQFVRKKTDIPNKKNEN, encoded by the coding sequence GTGGACGGCTGGCAGAGAGCTTTCGTACTTCATGGGCGCCCTTACAGCGAGACTAGTTTACTACTGGATTTCTTTACTGAAAATGAAGGGCGGGTACGTGTTTTAGCGAAAGGTGTACGCCGTCGTCGCTCCCATCTGAAAGGTTGTCTACAACCTTTCACCCCGTTGCTTGTTCGTTGGAGTGGACGGGGTGAAATCAAAATATTACGGGATGCTGAACCTATCTCATTAGCGCTTCCCTTGACAGGAAGTGTGCTATACAGCGGTTTATACGTCAATGAGCTATTATCCAGAGTTCTTGAACAAGGCGCGGCATATCCTGCGCTTTTCTTTGATTATCTTCAATGTTTACAAATTCTTGCGGCGAGTGAATACACGCCTGAATATGCTTTACGTCGTTTTGAACTCGCCTTGCTAACTAATATGGGGTATGGAGTAGACTATCTTCATTGTGCAGGTAGTGGTGAACCTGTGTCAGATACAATGAATTATCGTTACCGTGAAGAAAAAGGCTTTATTGCTAGCCTGGTTGTTGATCACTTCAGTTTTACTGGTAATGAACTAAAAGCGTTGGCAACCGGTGAATTTACTGATTCGCTTACTTTGAAAGCAGCTAAACGTTTTACTCGCATTGCGCTGAAGCCTTATTTGGGGGGGAAGCCCTTAAAAAGTCGTGAGTTATTTCGCCAATTCGTACGTAAAAAAACTGATATTCCTAATAAGAAAAATGAAAATTGA